One Megachile rotundata isolate GNS110a chromosome 5, iyMegRotu1, whole genome shotgun sequence genomic region harbors:
- the LOC105662514 gene encoding uncharacterized protein LOC105662514 has protein sequence MKVSIVILMVLVACAVALPSQKWDNGGGNGQQGVGLISGLSGLLQHVLQALSKLLGGINVGVLLDTLPKQPGNSRLNSMLQANNGDWNAVVESEGGQQALVQSIVQLILSKGGDLNTVTNILGILGKDKGALNAIEKKILSHVKELLKDGGTQTITQIKRLIGKLSKGQTESSSKESGRPSKEGSDNSASEGSDSSSGESGGSAWGKNKEHGGSLDVKRKTKILRLIKSKILAKIGGSKGGIKGVIRKEAEKIKTTIFKKIEKEILKKRKSGVELNESELLRKCKRISEEELEKYDSSLNKIRGGKKGSSSSSSQTIDVSVRKEIAKITEKRLVEELKQSGILEEKEKLSSEELTKCKEVITKKVEEEIREKQKGGTRLKKSEIKRITEEVVKKEAQSETIISIVRGGKKGSSSSSETTSVSIKEEVTKVTEEKLTQVLKESGVLKEGKEKLTSEELTKCQEVILKKVEEEVREKEKSGSKLKKSEIKQITEEVIKREAQSETIIKIVGGKKGSSSSSETTSVSIKEEVTKVTEEKLTEVLKESGVLKEGKEKLTSEELTKCQEVILKKVEEEVREKEKSGKKLEKSEIKRITEEVIKREAQSETIIKIVGGKKGSSSSSETTKVSIKEEVTKVTEEKLTEVLKESGVLKEGKEKLTSDELTKCQEVILKKVEEEVREKEKSGKKLEKSEIKRITEEVIKREAQSETIIKIVGGKNSSTSSSETTKVNIREEVTKVTEEKLTEVLKESGVLKEGKEKLTSEELTKCQEVILKKVEEEVREKEKSGSKLKKSEIKQITEEVIKREAQSETIIQIVGGKKGSSSSSSETISVATKEEISKVTEEKLTQVLKESGVLKEGKETLTSEELTKCKEVIIKKVEEEILEKEKNGKKLEKSEIKQITEEVIKKEAQSETIIIIVSGGKGGSSSSSSSETISVATKEEISKITEEKLTQVLKESGVLKDGKETLTSEELTKCKEVITKKVEEEIREKQKSGKKLEKSEIKQITEEVIKKEAQSETIISIVSGGKKGSSSSSETISVAAKEEISKITEEKLTQVLKESGVLKDGKETLTSEELTKCKEVITKKVEEKIREKQKSGKKLEISEIKQLTEEVIKKEAQSETIISIVSGGKGGSSSSSSETISVATKEEISKVTEEKLTQVLKESGVLKEGEEKLTSEQLTQCKEVILKKVEEEIHEKQKSGSKLEQSEIRRLTEEVIKKEAKSESILQIVKGSASQDEVVDAGLWEKITEVTKEKLKAEVEKAKSSGKIEEELSLTELQKCSQRILKVVKEELREVKKSGKKLEESKVLKKVEEIVQREVHESNLLVEVHNETKAEKSESQSSSEKKGE, from the exons ATGAAGGTGTCAATCGTAATCCTTATGGTTTTGGTAGCCTGCGCGGTTGCCTTGCCAAGTCAGAAATGGGATAATGGTGGTGGAAATGGACAGCAAGGAGTTGGCTTGATCTCCGGTTTGAGCGGACTCTTACAACACGTTCTG CAAGCGCTGAGCAAACTACTAGGAGGTATCAACGTTGGAGTATTACTTGACACTTTGCCAAAGCAGCCAGGCAATTCTCGACTGAATAGCATGCTACAAG CAAACAATGGTGACTGGAATGCCGTAGTGGAATCGGAGGGGGGCCAACAAGCTTTGGTGCAATCGATCGTTCAGCTTATCCTATCCAAAGGGGGAGACTTGAACACAGTTACTAATATTCTGGGTATTCTAGGAAAAG ACAAAGGAGCACTGAACGCGATCGAGAAGAAGATATTATCACACgtgaaagaattattaaaagacGGAGGCACACAAACGATAACACAAATTAAGAGACTCATCGGGAAATTAAGCAAAGGACAAACAGAATCTTCGTCGAAAGAGTCAGGTCGACCTTCAAAGGAAGGGTCAGATAATTCTGCGTCAGAAGGGTCGGATAGTTCGTCAGGAGAGTCAGGTGGTTCTGCGTGGGGAAAAAATAAAGAACACGGTGGATCGTTAGACGTTAAGCGGAAGACAAAAATACTGCGACtcataaaatcaaaaatatTGGCCAAAATAGGCGGCTCGAAAGGAGGAATAAAAGGAGTGATTAGGAAGGAAGCGGAAAAGATTAAGACAACGATATTCAAGAAGATCGAAAAAGAAATactgaaaaagagaaagagcggTGTAGAATTAAACGAATCTGAGTTGctaagaaaatgtaaacgaataTCCGAAGAAGAGTTAGAGAAATATGACAGTTCGCTGAACAAAATCAGGGGCGGTAAGAAAggtagcagcagcagcagcagccaaACGATCGATGTTAGTGTTAGGAAGGAGATTGCGAAGATAACCGAAAAGAGATTGGTCGAGGAATTGAAACAGTCCGGTATTTTAGAAGAAAAAGAGAAGCTGTCTTCGGAAGAGTTAACTAAGTGCAAAGAGGTGATAACGAAGAAGGTCGAAGAAGAAATTCGCGAAAAACAAAAAGGTGGAACGAGATTAAAGAAATCTGAGATAAAACGAATAACTGAAGAAGTAGTTAAGAAGGAGGCACAGAGCGAGACTATAATAAGCATAGTTCGCGGAGGAAAGAAAGGTAGCAGCAGCAGTAGCGAAACGACTAGTGTCAGTATCAAAGAGGAAGTTACAAAGGTAACCGAAGAAAAATTGACGCAGGTGTTGAAGGAAAGTGGTGTGTTAAAAGAAGGAAAAGAGAAATTGACTTCGGAGGAGTTAACTAAGTGTCAAGAAGTGATTTTGAAGAAGGTGGAAGAAGAAGTCCGCGAGAAAGAGAAAAGTGgatcaaaattgaagaaatctgaaataaaacaaataactgAAGAAGTGATCAAGAGAGAGGCACAGAGTGAgactataataaaaattgttggagGGAAGAAAGGTAGTAGCAGCAGTAGCGAAACAACTAGTGTCAGTATCAAAGAGGAAGTTACAAAGGTGACTGAAGAAAAATTGACAGAGGTATTGAAAGAAAGCGGTGTATTAAAAGAAGGAAAGGAGAAATTGACTTCGGAGGAGTTAACTAAGTGTCAAGAAGTGATTTTGAAGAAGGTCGAAGAAGAAGTCCGCGAAAAAGAGAAAAGTGGTAAAAAATTGGAGAAATCTGAAATAAAACGAATAACTGAAGAAGTGATCAAAAGAGAGGCACAGAGTGAgactataataaaaattgttggtGGGAAGAAAGGTAGCAGCAGTAGTAGCGAAACGACTAAAGTCAGTATCAAAGAGGAAGTTACAAAGGTGACTGAAGAAAAATTGACAGAGGTATTGAAAGAAAGCGGTGTGTTAAAAGAAGGAAAAGAGAAATTGACTTCGGACGAGTTAACTAAGTGTCAAGAAGTGATTTTGAAGAAGGTCGAAGAAGAAGTCCGCGAAAAAGAGAAAAGTGGTAAAAAATTGGAGAAATCTGAAATAAAACGAATAACTGAAGAAGTGATCAAAAGAGAGGCACAGAGTGAgactataataaaaattgttggtGGGAAGAATAGTAGCACGAGTAGTAGCGAAACGACTAAAGTCAATATCAGAGAGGAAGTTACAAAGGTGACTGAAGAAAAATTGACAGAGGTATTGAAAGAAAGCGGTGTGTTAAAAGAAGGAAAGGAGAAATTGACTTCGGAGGAGTTAACTAAGTGTCAAGAAGTGATTTTGAAGAAGGTGGAAGAAGAAGTCCGCGAGAAAGAGAAAAGTGgatcaaaattgaagaaatctgaaataaaacaaataactgAGGAAGTGATCAAGAGAGAGGCACAGAGTGAGACTATAATACAAATTGTTGGAGGCAAGAAAGGCAGCAGCAGTAGCAGTAGTGAAACGATCAGTGTTGCTACCAAGGAAGAAATCTCGAAGGTAACCGAAGAAAAATTGACGCAGGTGTTGAAGGAAAGTGGCGTGTTAAAAGAAGGAAAAGAGACATTGACCTCGGAGGAGTTAACGAAGTGTAAAGAAGTGATAATAAAGAAGGTCGAAGAAGAAATTcttgagaaagaaaaaaatggtaaaaagttagagaaatctgaaataaaacaaataactgaagaagtaattaaaaaagaGGCACAGAGTGAAACTATAATAATCATAGTTAGCGGAGGGAAGGgaggcagcagcagcagcagcagtagTGAAACGATCAGTGTTGCTACTAAGGAAGAAATCAGCAAGATAACCGAAGAAAAATTGACGCAGGTGTTGAAGGAAAGTGGTGTTTTGAAAGATGGAAAGGAGACATTGACCTCGGAAGAGTTAACGAAGTGCAAAGAAGTGATAACAAAGAAGGTTGAAGAAGAAATTCGCGAGAAACAAAAAAGTGGTAAAAAGTTAGAGAAAtctgaaataaaacaaataactgaagaagtaattaaaaaagaGGCACAGAGTGAAACTATAATAAGCATAGTTAGCGGAGGGAAGAAGGGTAGCAGCAGCAGTAGTGAAACGATCAGTGTTGCTGCTAAGGAAGAAATCAGCAAGATAACCGAAGAAAAATTGACGCAGGTGTTGAAGGAAAGTGGTGTTTTGAAAGATGGAAAGGAGACATTGACCTCGGAGGAGTTAACGAAGTGTAAAGAAGTGATAACAAAGAAGGTTGAAGAAAAAATTCGCGAGAAACAAAAAAGTGGTAAAAAGTTAGAGATATCTGAAATAAAACAACTAACTgaagaagtaattaaaaaagaGGCTCAGAGCGAGACTATAATAAGCATAGTTAGCGGAGGGAAGGGAGGCAGCAGCAGTAGCAGTAGTGAAACGATCAGTGTTGCTACCAAGGAAGAAATCAGCAAGGTAACCGAAGAAAAATTGACGCAGGTGTTGAAAGAAAGTGGTGTTCTaaaagaaggagaagaaaaatTGACTTCAGAACAACTGACGCAGTGTAAGGAAGTGATATTAAAGAAGGTCGAAGAAGAAATCCATGAAAAACAGAAAAGTGGGTCAAAATTGGAGCAATCCGAGATACGTCGATTAACCGAAGAAGTGATCAAGAAAGAAGCGAAGAGCGAAAGCATATTACAGATAGTTAAAGGTAGCGCAAGCCAGGATGAAGTCGTTGATGCTGGTCTTTGGGAGAAGATAACAGAGGTCACAAAAGAAAAGCTGAAAGCGGAAGTGGAAAAAGCCAAATCTTCCGGAAAAATAGAGGAGGAATTAAGCTTGACTGAATTACAAAAGTGCAGCCAAAGAATATTAAAAGTGGTTAAAGAAGAATTACGTGAGGTGAAGAAGAGCGGTAAAAAACTGGAGGAATCTAAAGTATTGAAGAAGGTTGAAGAAATAGTCCAAAGGGAGGTACATGAAAGTAATTTATTAGTCGAAGTTCACAATGAAACAAAGGCTGAAAAATCTGAGTCACAAAGTTCAAGTGAGAAGAAGGGAGAATAA